A part of Trachemys scripta elegans isolate TJP31775 chromosome 23, CAS_Tse_1.0, whole genome shotgun sequence genomic DNA contains:
- the PNMT gene encoding phenylethanolamine N-methyltransferase — protein MSSIAAVGESYQKFNPRAYLQNNYMPPRADFSAEDCVVPWKLRCLAEAFATGDIHGRTLIDIGSGPTIYQLLSACDHFEEIIATDYLEVNREVLRRWVRGEPDSFDWSPYIKHVCRIEGKGEQWKEKEQKLRGKLRQILPIDVHQSEPLGSQLCQPANALVSTFCLEAVSPDRPSFERALRNVTTLLQPGGHFLLIGALEESFYLAGEAKLSVVPVSEADVKEALSKSGYHIHDFRSYLMPPSLKIGVDDVSGVFFVHAQKKPVA, from the exons ATGAGCAGCATCGCGGCCGTCGGGGAGAGCTACCAGAAGTTCAACCCCAGAGCCTACCTGCAAAACAACTACATGCCCCCCCGGGCCGACTTCAGCGCCGAGGACTGCGTGGTGCCCTGGAAGCTGCGGTGCCTGGCCGAGGCCTTCGCCACAG GGGACATCCACGGCCGCACCCTGATCGACATCGGCTCCGGCCCCACCATCTACCAGCTCCTAAGCGCCTGCGACCACTTCGAGGAGATCATTGCCACCGACTACCTGGAGGTGAACCGGGAGGTGCTGCGCCGGTGGGTGCGGGGCGAGCCCGACAGCTTCGACTGGAGCCCGTACATCAAACACGTCTGCCGGATTGAGGGCAAAGG GGAGCAGTGGAAGGAGAAAGAGCAGAAgctgagagggaaactgaggcagatccTGCCCATCGACGTCCACCAGTCCGAGCCGCTGGGCTCCCAGTTGTGCCAGCCGGCCAACGCCCTGGTCTCCACCTTCTGCCTGGAGGCGGTGAGCCCTGACCGGCCGAGCTTCGAGAGAGCTCTGCGTAATGTcaccaccctgctgcagcccGGGGGCCACTTCCTCCTCATTGGCGCCCTAGAGGAGTCTTTCTACCTGGCCGGTGAGGCCAAGCTCTCGGTGGTGCCGGTGAGCGAGGCCGACGTCAAGGAGGCCTTGAGCAAGAGCGGCTACCACATCCACGACTTCCGCTCCTACCTCATGCCGCCCAGCCTGAAAATCGGCGTGGACGACGTGAGTGGGGTCTTCTTTGTCCACGCACAGAAGAAGCCCGTGGCCTGA